GACTACTGACTACTGACTACTGACTACTGACTACTGACTACTGACTACTGACTATTGATGTTGATGCCCGTGGTATCTGACTCCTTGAGCCATTGCCAGACTGACTGGGCCCGGTCACGTGACAGTCTCAAATTTGTATTGTCATCGCCGGTATTATCTGTGTGGCCTTCAATTGTAATTTGAGTGTCCGAAGCCCTGATCAGCAAGTTTCGAATCTCTTGCAGGACAGCCAGTTCCGAGGGTTTGATTTTGGCGGAGCCTGAATCGAAGGTGATTTGATAATTGGCTTTGACGACCGTTCCCGGATTTGTCGTTCCAGTCGGAAACTGTGCCTGATAGACCGGTGTCGAACTGCGTTCGTCGGTCATTTCCTTAATAAAACTGAGGTCCACGACCTGAGCAACTGGAGTGAACGCCTCAAGTCGTTGTGGCATCAGCTTTTGCAGCCGTTTGGCGTGATCGAGGTAGGTAATGCCGAAAATACTGCGCTCAATCGGCTGATTGCTTTCCAGGCCGAACAAATGGCGCACATCAGCGATATTGTTGACCCGTGACCCACCTAGCGAAACCCCGTTTTCGGTCGCACCGTGAAAATATTTGTACCAGAAATTCGGTCCGCGCCCGTCCAGATTGAAAATAACTGAATTCAATGTGGCGACACGGGTTTTCAGGTACTCGTCATCGGCTTTGATCCGCTCGTTGGATCGGGCAATACACCGCAGAAGTGTTTGGACATAATCACGATGTTGATTGATCCAGTCAGCATTGCCAAACAGGATATGGGGCATCATGTAGCTATATTCTTTGGTTGAAACAATCTTTTGCAGCTTTTCGGTGGCGTTTTTGTAGGTCACCGTTGATCGCCCCTCAACCGCCATCACATCGCCTGGAGTCCAGGTGGCAACGGCATCAATCTGGTGCTCTTCCTGTTGCCCGGTTTGCCGGTTCTTAAGGCTGACTTTGGTGTTTTTGACAAATTTCTGAGCCGCTTCGATATGATCGGTGGCATTGACAAAGTTAACCGCCGCTGGGTCATACACGGTTTCGTCGGGATTGATTGGAATCTGGTTGTCAGCCGCCCAATCAACCGTCACATTCCAGTCACAATATGGCACCGCAGTGACCACCAGTGCACCCCGCGCTTTTTGGGGATCCTCTTTCCACGAAGCCGGCCCCATCAAACAATCTTCGCCAAACGAATAGCCGCTGCTCCAAACGACTTTGGCTTTGTTGCCACGCAGCAATTTGTTTGCACCGGCAATGTCAACCGCCGCCTGATCGCCCGTCGTCGTGACAAATTGCATTTGCCCGGCAGCCAGAGCTTTGATTTGTTCAGAAGTATCATTTTGAACAATCAACCGGGTATTGGTGATGCCAGCCTGACAGAGGCAGCTTCCCGAATAATCACCTGATTTTCCAGGTCCGCCCACTGCATCAATAATGCCGCTGGTGGTTTGCCATGTCCAAATCCCAATTGTAACTTCCGGATTGTCGCTGGTTCGCTCCGGTGGTTTTACCTGAGATGCAGGAAAATCTTTGACCTCAGTCGGAAGTTTCTCTCGCGGGTCAAGCACAACCGACCCAACTGGTAAATCCCCAGTTGGGTTCACGGTTCCCTTAAATCTGTCTAACATTCCCAACCGATCCAACCCAAAATAGGTTAAACCCAGTAATAGACCAACAATCAAAATAACCGCTCCAGGACCAAGCTGAACGCGACCGATTCTCATGTCGTTAAGTCCCTTTATTCGAAAAATTAAGGGCAAGGAGGACGCTCCAGAATCTATACCTGTCAGGGGAAAATTGCAACAAAAACCGTAGTTTGGGGTTATTGTACAGAAATATGTGATTTGGGCTGGATCTGGTACCAGGCACAAAAAAGGCTGAGCCAATCACAATGTGTTGTTGGCTCAGCCTTCGACAAAAGCAGAAAAAACCAGGTTACCTGGACCGTTGATTGGTAATCAGCAACGTGGCTTCATATTGGGAAGGGTCAATCACGATTCCGGCTTTTGGATCTGGACTTAATTTGACAAACCTGACCGTGTAGTTTTTGAACTTCACTTCCTGGGGTTCCACCCCAGTGTTGAGTTTGAAATATTCGCCGATCCGCTTCCGTTTATTGATCGCCCCAATACCGATCACAATTTCAGCATTGCCCTGCCAGATGCATTCAACATCAACGGGGCATCGGCTATCGCCTAATAATTGAGAAAATTCAAGTCGGAGCTTTTCGCCATCCACGACAACCTCCTGACCCAATTTCACCGTGATTTCTTTTTGGGTCGGTGTGGTTTCTTTCTCGGCGGCAAAAAGCGGTGATACGCCGAAGCTGATGACCATGCAAAACAGTAAAATAAACTTCATAGGAGCAATTTCCTTTCAGTCAAAACACGTTTTTATTGTTGTAAGTGTTGGTGGGTCTAATGTGTTTTGTCGGACTGGGAAGAGTTGCCGGCACTATACACCAGGTTGCAATCAAATTTCACTTTTTCTTTCGCTTTCTCGGTTGATCATGGCCAAAAAGTGATGCCATGTCGTCCCACCGGCCAGTTTTTTCGCCTTTTGAACTGGCTGATTTTCCAGGTTTGGCTGGTTTTGAAGTGGAACCTGATGCGGCCTTGGATTTTTTAAACGGTGGTTTTTCGCTGGTTGGGAACGGGCTTCCTTTTCGGGTATCCCCTTTGAAGGGCGCCGGTTTGAAAGCGGGTTTGGTCTCTGGACGAGGGGAAGCCGTTGGTTTGGCTGATGGGACAAACGGTTTCTGTTTCTTCGGTGCGGATGGCGAAGGTTCAGACGGTGGAACCTCGATCACCGCATCCGGATCAGGTCGGAACCCGGCGATCCGATTCCGGATCTGAGTACGTGCCATGCGTTTTAAAATCAGATTCTTGTAATGTTCAGGGACTTCGACGTACGACCAGTCGTCATATATATCAATGGCGCCGAT
Above is a genomic segment from Acidobacteriota bacterium containing:
- a CDS encoding OmpA family protein; this encodes MLDRFKGTVNPTGDLPVGSVVLDPREKLPTEVKDFPASQVKPPERTSDNPEVTIGIWTWQTTSGIIDAVGGPGKSGDYSGSCLCQAGITNTRLIVQNDTSEQIKALAAGQMQFVTTTGDQAAVDIAGANKLLRGNKAKVVWSSGYSFGEDCLMGPASWKEDPQKARGALVVTAVPYCDWNVTVDWAADNQIPINPDETVYDPAAVNFVNATDHIEAAQKFVKNTKVSLKNRQTGQQEEHQIDAVATWTPGDVMAVEGRSTVTYKNATEKLQKIVSTKEYSYMMPHILFGNADWINQHRDYVQTLLRCIARSNERIKADDEYLKTRVATLNSVIFNLDGRGPNFWYKYFHGATENGVSLGGSRVNNIADVRHLFGLESNQPIERSIFGITYLDHAKRLQKLMPQRLEAFTPVAQVVDLSFIKEMTDERSSTPVYQAQFPTGTTNPGTVVKANYQITFDSGSAKIKPSELAVLQEIRNLLIRASDTQITIEGHTDNTGDDNTNLRLSRDRAQSVWQWLKESDTTGININSQ